The following is a genomic window from Gigantopelta aegis isolate Gae_Host chromosome 5, Gae_host_genome, whole genome shotgun sequence.
TTGTCGAAGCTCTTGAAGTATCTGCAGAAAAACCATTGGAACTAGTTGAAGGTCTTATTGAAACGTTTGAAGTATCACATGACGAACAACCTGAAGGATCATCTGAAGACATTGTTGAAAGTAGTGACGTATCTGAAGAAGACAAACCAGAAGAACCAGCTGAAGGAATTGTTGAACATCTTGTATCATCTGAAGAAGAGAAACAAGAAGAACCAGCTGAAGGGATTGATGAAACTCTTGAGGTATCTGAAGAAATGAAAACGGCAGAAGAAAAGCCACAAGAACACTTTGAAGCAATAGTTCAAACTACTGAGGCATATGAGCCATTTGAGAAAATATTTGAAACTCTTGACGAATCTGAAGAAGAAACACCTGAAGGACCATCTAACAAAACGGTTGCAACTCTTGATGTATCTGAAGAAGAGGAACCAGCTGAGACTACTGAAGTATCAGAAGAAGAGAAATTACTTGAAACTGTTAACGTAACACAGGCAGACAAAACAGTTGAAAGTATTTCATCACCAGAAGAAGTAAGAAAAATTATTCAAGCTACTGAAGTATCACAAGAAGCTATTGCTCCTGAAAGTGTTTCATTTCCCGAGGAACTAGCTGAAATGGAACATACTGAAGAAGTCACTGGCGTTACTGAGGTACCTGAGGAAGACAAAGTAATAAAAAGTGGTTCATTGCCAGAAGAATCAGCTGAAGAAATTCAAACCGTAAGGATTTCAGAAGAGACTTCTGCTGAAATTATTGAAGTATCAAAAGGAGAGAAACAAGTTGAAACTACTGAAGTATCAGAAGAAGAGAAATTGGTAGAAACTATTGAAGTATCAGAAGAAAACGAACACGAAGAACCAACTGAAGGTAGCATTGAACCTCTTGAAATCCCCAAGGATGATTATCTACACGAACCATCTGAAGAAATTGTTGAAGCTCTTGAAGTATTCGAAGAAGAGCTACTAGAAGAATCAACAGAAACAATGGCTGAAAGTGTTAAAATATCTGAAGAACAACCTGCAGAAAATGTTAAAAGTCTTGAAatatttgaagaagaaaaacttGAAGAACCATCTCAAGAACATATTGAAACTCTTGAAGCATCTGACGAAGAAAAATCAAAAGAAATAGCTGACGAGACTGTTGAGAGTCTTGGGGTATCTGAACAAGAGAAACCAGAAGAACCATCTGAAGCAATGGTTGAAACTCCTGAGACATATGAGCCATCTCAGGAAATGACTGAAACTCCCGTAGTATCTGAAGAAGAAAAGCCAGAAGAACCGTTTGAAGCAATGGTTGATATTCTTAAAATATCAGAAGAAGAGAAAGCAGAAGAACCAGCTGAAGGAATTGTTGATACTCTTGAAgtatctgaaaaacaaacattagaacaATCATCTGCAGAAATTGTTGAAACACTTGAGATATCTGAagaggaaaaacaaaaagaaccaTCAGAAGACATTGTTGAAACACTTGATGTATCTGAAAAAGAGAAATCAGAAGAAATTGTTGAATCTCTTGAGGTATCTGAAGATGAGAAACCAGAAGAAATATCTGAAGAAATTGTTGAAACTCTTGAGGTATCAGAAATAGAAAAACCAGAAGAACCATCAGAAGAAATTGCGCAAAATCTTGAAGTATCTGAAGAAGAGAAATCACAAGAAATATATGAAGAAATTGTTAAAACTCCTGAAGTAACTGAAGAAGGGAAATCAGAAGAAATATCTGACGAAATTGTTGAAACTCTTGAAgtatctgaagaagaaaaaccagCAGAACCATTTGTAGAAATTGTTGAAACTTTTGAGGTATCTGCAGAAGGAAAATCAGAAGAAATAGTTGAAGAAACTGTTGAGAATCTTGCAGTATCTGAAGAAGAGAAACCTGAAGAACCATCTGAAGCAATGGTTGAAACTGTTGAGGCATATGAGCCATCTCAGGAAATAACTGAAACTCCCGTAGTATCTGAAGAAGAAAAGCCAAAAGAAATATCTGAAGCAATGGTTGATATTCTTGAAATATCTGAACACGAGAAAGCAGAAGAACCAGCTCAAGgaattgttgacattcttgaaGTATCTGAAGACGAGAAACCGGAAGAAACATCTGCAGAAATTATTGAACCTCTTGAAGTATCTGAAGAAGAGAAACCAGAAGAAATATCTGCAGAAATTGTTCAAACTCTTGAAGTTTCAGAAGAAAAATCAGAAGAAATATCTGCAGAAATCATAGAACCTCTTGAAGTATCTGAAGAAGAGAAATCAGAAGAAACATCTGCAGAAATTGTTAAACCTCTTGAAGTAtctaaagaagaaaaaccaAAGGAAACAATTGTAGAAATTGTTGAAACATCTGCAGAAATTGTTGAAACTCTTGAAgtatctgaagaagaaaaaacagaagaaatatCTGCAGAAATTATTGAACCTCTTGAagtatctgaaaaacaaatattagaagaATCATCTGAAGAAATTGTTGAAACACTTGAGATATCTCAAGAGGAAAAACCTGAAGAAACACCTGAAGAAACTGTTGAAACTCTTGAAgtatctgaagaagaaaaatcaGAAGAAACATCCACAGAAATTGTTCAAACTCTTGAAGTGTCTGAAGAAGACAAATCAGAAGAAACATCTGCAGAAATTGTTGAAACTCTTGAAgtatctgaagaagaaaaaccagAAAAAACATCTGCAGAAATTGTTGAAACGATTGATATATCCAAAGAAGAAAAACCAGAAGAAACATCTGCAGAAATTGTTGAAACTCTTGAAgtatctgaagaagaaaaaccagAAGAAACATCTGCAGAAATTGTTGAAACGTTTGATgtatctgaagaagaaaaaccagAAGAAACATCTGCAGAAATTGTTGAAACGTTTGATgtatctgaagaagaaaaaccagAAGAAACATCTGCAGAAATTGTTGAAACTGTTGAAATATCTGTAGAAGAAAAACCAGAAGAAACATCTGCAGAAATTATTGAACCTCTTGAAGTTTTAGAAGAAGAGAATCCAGAAGAAATATCTCAAGAAATTGTTGAAACTCTTGAAGTATCTGCAGAAGAAAAACCACAAGAAACATCTCTAGAAATTGTTGAAAGTCGTGAAatttcagaagaagaaaaaccagaAGAAATATCTGCAGAAATTGTTGAAACTCTTGAGatatctgaagaagaaaaagcagCAGTACCATCAGAAGAAATTCTTCAATCTCTTGAGGTATCCGAAGAAGAAAAACCAAATGAATCAGCTGAAGAAATTGTTGAAACTCTTGAGgtatctgaaaaagaaaaaccagAAGAAATATCTGAGGAACCATTTGAAGAAACTGTTGAAACACTTCTGgtatctgaagaagaaaaaccagAAGAACCATCTGGAGAAACTGTTGAAACGCTTGAGATATCTGAGGAACGGAAATCAGTAGAAATATCTGAAGAAATTATTGGACGTCTTGAAGTTTCTGAAGACGAGAAACCTGAAGAAATATCTGAAGAAATTGTTGAAACTCTTGAAGtgtctgaagaagaaaaagaagaagaaacatctGGAGAAATTACTGAACCTCTTGAAGTTTCAGAAGAAGAAATACCAGAAGAAATACCTGCAGAAATTGTTGAAAGACTGGACgtatctgaagaagaaaaaccagAAGAAACATCTGCAGAAATTGTTGAATCTGTTGAAgtttcagaagaagaaaaactagAAGAAAGATCCGCAGAAATTGTTGAAACTCTTCAAgtatctgaagaagaaaaaccagAAGAAACATCTGCAGAAATTGTTGAAACTCTTGAAgtttcagaagaagaaaaaccagaAGAAATATCTACAGAAATTGTTGAAACGCTGGATGTATCCGAAGAAGAAAAACCAGAAGAAACATCTGCAGAAATTGTTGAAACTCTTGAAgtatctgaagaagaaaaaccagAAGAAACATCTGCAGAAATTGTTGAAACGTTTGATGTATCCGAAGAAGAAAAACCAGAAGAAACATCTGCAGAAATTGTTGAAACTGTTGAAGTATCTGTAGAAGAAAAACCAGAAGAAACATCTGCAGAAATTATTGAACCTCTTGAAGTTTTAGAAGAAGAGAATCCAGAAGAAATATCTCAAGAAATTGTTGAAACTCTTGAAGTATCTGCAGAAGAAAAACCACAAGAAACATCTCTAGAAATTGTTGAAAGTCGTGAAatttcagaagaagaaaaaccagaAGAAATATCTGCAGAAATTGTTGAAACTCTTGAGatatctgaagaagaaaaagtagCAGTACCATCAGAAGAAATTCTTCAATCTCTTGAGGTATCCGAAGAAGAAAAACCAAATGAATCAGCTGAAGAAATTGTTGAAACTCTTGAGgtatctgaaaaagaaaaaccagAAGAAATATCTGAGGAACCATTTGAAGAAACTGTTGAAACACTTCTGgtatctgaagaagaaaaaccagAAGAACCATCTGGAGAAACTGTTGAAACGCTTGAGATATCTGAGGAACGGAAATCAGTAGAAATATCTGAAGAAATTATTGGACCTCTTGAAGTTTCTGAAGACGAGAAACCTGAAGAAATATCTGAAGAAATTGTTGAAACTCTTGAAGagtctgaagaagaaaaagaagaagaaacatctGGAGAAATTACTGAACCTCTTGAAGTTTCAGAAGAAGAAATACCAGAAGAAATACCTGCAGAAATTGTTGAAAGACTGGACgtatctgaagaagaaaaaccagAAGAAACATCTACAGAAATTGTTGAATCTGTTGAAgtttcagaagaagaaaaactagAAGAAAGATCCGCAGAAATTGTTGAAACTCTTCAAgtatctgaagaagaaaaaccagAAGAAACATCTGCAGAAATTGTTGAAACTCTTGAAgtttcagaagaagaaaaaccagaAGAAATATCTACAGAAATTGTTGAAACGCTGGATGTATCCGAAGAAGAAAAACCAGAAGAAACATCTGCAGAAATTGTTGAAACTCTTGAAGtatcagaagaagaaaaaccagaAGAAACATCTGCAGAAATTGTTGAAACTCTTGAAATTTCAGAAGAAGAAACACCAGAGGAAACATCTGCAGAAATTGTTGAAACTCTTGAAgtatctgaagaagaaaaaccagAAGAAATATCTGCAGAAATTGTTGAAACTCTTGAAgtatctgaagaagaaaaaccagAAGAAATATCTGCAGAAATTGTTGAAACTCTTGAAGTTTCAGAAGAAGAAACACCAGAAGAAATATCTGCAGAAATTGTTGAAACTCTTGAAGTACCTGAAGAAGCAAAACCAGAAGAAACATCTGCAGAAATTGTTGAAACTCTTGAAgtatctgaagaagaaaaaccagAAGAAATATCTGCAGAAATTGTTGAAACTCTTGAGatatctgaagaagaaaaagcagCAGTACCATCAGAAGAAATTCTTCAATCTCTTGAGGTATCCGAAGAAGAAAAACCAAATGAATCAGCTGAAGAAATTGTTGAAACTCTTGAGgtatctgaaaaagaaaaaccagAAGAAATATCTGAGGAACCATTTGAAGAAACTGTTGAAACACTTCTGgtatctgaagaagaaaaaccagAAGAACCATCTGGAGAAACTGTTGAAACGCTTGAGATATCTGAGGAACGGAAATCAGTAGAAATATCTGAAGAAAGTATTGGACCTCTTGAAGTTTCTGAAGACGAGAAACCTGAAGAAATATCTGAAGAAATTGTTGAAACTCTTGAAGtgtctgaagaagaaaaagaagaagaaacatctGGAGAAATTACTGAACCTCTTGAAGTTTCAGAAGAAGAAATACCAGAAGAAATACCTGCAGAAATTGTTGAAAGACTGGACgtatctgaagaagaaaaaacagaagaaacatCTGCAGAAATTGTTGAATCTGTTGAAgtttcagaagaagaaaaactagAAGAAAGATCCGCAGAAATTGTTGAAACTCTTCAAgtatctgaagaagaaaaaccagAAGAAACATCTGCAGAAATTGTTGAAACTCTTGAAgtatctgaagaagaaaaaccagAAGAAACATCTGCAGAAATTGTTGAAACGTTTGATGTATCCGAAGAAGAAAAACCAGAAGAAACATCTGCAGAAATTGTTGAAACTGTTGAAGTATCTGTAGAAGAAAAACCAGAAGAAACATCTGCAGAAATTATTGAACCTCTTGAAGTTTTAAAAGAAGAGAATCCAGAAGAAATATCTCAAGAAATTGTTGAAACTCTTGAAGTATCTGCAGAAGAAAAACCACAAGAAACATCTCTAGAAATTGTTGAAAGTCGTGAAatttcagaagaagaaaaaccagaAGAAACATCTGCAGAAATTGTTGAAACTCTTGAAgtatctgaagaagaaaaaccagAAGAAACATCCGCAGAAATTGTTGAAACTCTTGAAATTTCAGAAGAAGAAACACCAGAGGAAACATCTGCAGAAATTGTTGAATCTGTTGAAgtttcagaagaagaaaaactagAAGAAAGATCCGCAGAAATTGTAGAAACTCTTGAAgtatctgaagaagaaaaaccagAAGAAATATCTGCAGAAATTGTTGAAACTCTTGAAgtatctgaagaagaaaaaccagAAGAAATATCTGCAGAAATTGTTGAAACTCTTGAAGTTTCAGAAGAAGAAACACCAGAAGAAATATCTGCAGAAATTGTTGAAACTCTTGAAGTACCTGAAGAAGCAAAACCAGAAGAAACATCTGCAGAAATTGTTGAAACTCTTGAAgtatctgaagaagaaaaaccagAAGAAATATCTGCAGAAATTGTTGAAACTCTTGAAgtatctgaagaagaaaaaccagAAGAAATATCTGCAGAAATTGTTGAAACTCTTGAAgtatctgaagaagaaaaaccagAAGAAATATCTGCAGAAATTGTTGAAACTCTTGAAGTTTCAGAAGAAGAAACACCAGAGGAAACATCTGCAGAAATTGTTGAAACTCTTGAAgtatctgaagaagaaaaaccagAAGAAACATCTGCAGAAATTGTTGAAACTCTTGAAATTTCAGAAGAAGAAACACCAGAGGAAACATCTGCAGAAATTGTTGAAACTCTTGAAgtatctgaagaagaaaaaccagAAGAAATATCTGCAGAAATTGTTGAAACTCTTGAAgtatctgaagaagaaaaaccagAAGAAATATCTGCAGAAATTGTTGAAACACTTGAAGTTTCAGAAGAAGAAACACCAGAAGAAATATCTGCAGAAATTGTTGAAACTCTTGAAGTACCTGAAGAAGCAAAACCAGAAGAAACATCTGCAGAAATTGTTGAAACTCTTGAAGTTTCAGAAGAAGAAACACCAGAGGAAACATCTGCAGAAATTGTTGAAACTCTTGAAgtatctgaagaagaaaaaccagAAGAAATATCTGCAGAAATTGTTGAAACTCTTGAAgtatctgaagaagaaaaaccagAAGAAATATCTGCAGAAATTGTTGAAACTCTTGAAGTTTCAGAAGAAGAAACACCAGAAGAAATATCTGCAGAAATTGTTGAAACTCTTGAAGTACCTGAAGAAGCAAAACCAGAAGAAACATCTGCAGAAATTGTTGAAACTCTTGAAGTTTCAGAAGAAGAAACACCAGAGGAAACATCTGCAGAAATTGTTGAAACTCTTGAAatatctgaagaagaaaaaccagCAGTACCATCAGAAGACATTGTTCAATCTCTTGAGGTATTTGTAGAAGAAAAACCAAATGAATCAGCTGAAGAAATTGTTAAAACTCTAGAAGTATTTGAAGAAGAGAAATCAGAAGAAATATCTGAAGAAATTGTTGAAACTCTTGAGgtatctgaagaagaaaaaccagAAGAAATATCTGAGGAACCATTTGAAGAAACTGTAGAAACTCTTGAGGTGTCAGAAGAAggtaaatttgaagaaatatCTGAAGAAATTGTTGAAACTCTTGAAGTATCTGAAGAAGGGAAAGCAGAAGAAATATCTGAAGAAATTCATGAAACTCTTGAGGTATCTGAAGAGGAAAAACCAGAAGAACCATCAGACGAAATTGTTGCAACTCTTGGGTTATCTGAAGAAGACAAATCACAAGAGATTTCTGGAGAAACTATTGAAACTCTTGAGGTATCTGAAGAACAACCAAAAGAACAAACTGAAGAAATTGTTAAGACTCATGAAGTGTCTGACGATTTGAAATCAGAAGAAATATGTGAAGAAATTCTTGAAACTCTTGAAGTAGCTGAAAAAAGGAAATCAGAAGAAATATCTGAAGAAATTGTTGAAATGCTTGAGGTatcagaagaagaaaacacaGAAGAACCATCTGAAGAAATTGTTGAAACTCTTGAAGTATCTGAAAAAGGGAAATCAGAAGAAATATCTGAAGAAATTGTTGAAACTCTTGAAGTATCTGAAAAAGGGAAATCAGAAGAAATATCTGAAGAAACTGTTGAAACGCTTGAGGTATCTCAAGAAGAAAACACAGAAGAACAATCTGAAGAAATTGTTGAAACTCTTGAATTATCAGAAGTAGAAAAAGCAGAAGAACCATCAGAAGACAGTGTTCAATGTCTTGAGGTATCTGAAGAAGGGAAATCAGAAGAAATATCTAAAGAAACTGCTGAAACTCTTGGGATATATGAAGAAGTGAAAGCAAAAGAACAATCTGAAGAAATTGTTGAAACTCTTGAGGTATCTGAAGACGACAACTCAGAAGAAATATCTGGAGAAACTGACAAGACTGTTGGAGTTTCCGAAGAAGAGAAATCAGAAGACATATCTGAAGAAATTGTTGAAACTCTTGAAGTATCTGACGAGGAAAAAGCAGAAGACATATCTCAAGAAACAGTTGAATCTGTCGAAGTGTTAGAAGATATTATTGTACCAGAAACTTTATCATTTTCAGTGGAATTACGTGATGAAATTACTAACATAACTGAAGAGCCTGGAGAAAGAGTTTCAGGACAACCTGAAATTATGGAAGTGCTGGAAGACACAGCCACCAAACAATCAGCTGCTTCAGAaataactgaagaaaaaactgTTGCTCAAAGTGTTTCATTGGCAGATAAAGAACCAGTTGAAGTAGTcagtgaaatcattgatatgaCAGAGACTGTTGCTCAAACTCTTCTGTTGTCACAAGATAAACCAGGTGTACCTTGTGAAACTGCCCATCCTACTGAAGAACCATCTGCTGTTGATACAGAAAGCAATGTCCGGGACTTGGACAAGACTCTTTCTGAAACTGAATCTGAAGAGTATCATGAAGTTGGATCGCAACCCAGGTCGTCTTCCTATGAGACGGTTTCTGAGAGCTGGACTACGTTTGATGAGGATGATGAC
Proteins encoded in this region:
- the LOC121373495 gene encoding titin-like, which codes for MPEQESTEEKRVEGVSLPADEPAEEIPEAFEISEEPAQEISQIGDILEDKTTPERVSLIETEYAGEIAEAVEVPEEEKVEFVSLPEDEQADNVTEGIQVTEEDKSFESVSVSEEKTAEEFAEFTDVSGEHKEIESVSLPEELAQEIQTIGISDEQTLVETTEVSEEKPAETSDVSEEEKSVEITEVSEDEKPEEHSEEIVETLEVSEDEKAEETSAETVEPLEVSEEEKPEETLEEIVEPLEVSEEEKPEETSAELVESLEVSEEEKPEETFEEILETLEVSEDKKPEQTSAEIVETFDVSEEEKPEETSAEIVEMLDVSEEEKTEETSAEIVESLEVSEEEKPEETEKPEETSAEIVESLEVSEEEKPEETEKPEETSAEIVESLEFSEEEKPEEISAEIVETLEVSEEEKTEETSAEIIESLEVSEEKEPEETSEEIVETLDVSEEEKTEETSAEIVETLDVSEEEKAEETSAEIVETLEVSEEEKAEETSAEIVETLEVSEEEKAEETSAEIVKTLEVSEEEKQEETSAEIVETLEVSEEEKPEEVSAEIVETLEVSEEEKPEETSAEIVEMLDVSEEEKPEETSAEIVETLELSEEEKPEETSAEIVETLDVSEEEKPEETSAEIVETLEVSEEEKAEETSAEIIESLEVSEEKEPEETSEEIVETLDVSEEEKTEETSAEIVETLDVSEEEKAEETSAEIVETLEVSEEEKAEETSAEIVETLEVSEEEKAEETSAEIVKTLEVSEEEKQEETSAEIVETLEVSEEEKPEEVSAEIVETLEVSEEEKPEETSAEIVEMLDVSEEEKPEETSAEIVETLELSEEEKPEETSAEIVETLDVSEEEKPEETSAEIVETLEVSEEEKAEETSAEIVEMLDVSEEEKLEIVESFEVCEKPEESEKPEETSAEIVEPLDVSEKEKQEETSEEIIEPLNVSEEEKQEEISEEIIEPLKVSEEERQEEPSEETVEPLEVSEEEKVVEIIKIAEGKPFEKPMESVSVSDEKKVDSTIEGSEEETPAETLEVSEEEEPVETIEIAEEEKLVETIEVSEEGKPVESLSLPEVTEVLEEAVVPESVSFPEELAEMERVSVSEEKTTGKVNEITELYEEDLGIESVSLPEESNKEIQTVEISEETPTETIEVSEEETPVETFEVSEEEKLVETIEVSEEEKPVEITEVSEEQKPIDIIDVSEEEKPVETTDVSEVKSEELTEEIVDTLAVSEEVSEQQSKDVMETFGISKDEQPDEPPEQVVEALEVSAEKPLELVEGLIETFEVSHDEQPEGSSEDIVESSDVSEEDKPEEPAEGIVEHLVSSEEEKQEEPAEGIDETLEVSEEMKTAEEKPQEHFEAIVQTTEAYEPFEKIFETLDESEEETPEGPSNKTVATLDVSEEEEPAETTEVSEEEKLLETVNVTQADKTVESISSPEEVRKIIQATEVSQEAIAPESVSFPEELAEMEHTEEVTGVTEVPEEDKVIKSGSLPEESAEEIQTVRISEETSAEIIEVSKGEKQVETTEVSEEEKLVETIEVSEENEHEEPTEGSIEPLEIPKDDYLHEPSEEIVEALEVFEEELLEESTETMAESVKISEEQPAENVKSLEIFEEEKLEEPSQEHIETLEASDEEKSKEIADETVESLGVSEQEKPEEPSEAMVETPETYEPSQEMTETPVVSEEEKPEEPFEAMVDILKISEEEKAEEPAEGIVDTLEVSEKQTLEQSSAEIVETLEISEEEKQKEPSEDIVETLDVSEKEKSEEIVESLEVSEDEKPEEISEEIVETLEVSEIEKPEEPSEEIAQNLEVSEEEKSQEIYEEIVKTPEVTEEGKSEEISDEIVETLEVSEEEKPAEPFVEIVETFEVSAEGKSEEIVEETVENLAVSEEEKPEEPSEAMVETVEAYEPSQEITETPVVSEEEKPKEISEAMVDILEISEHEKAEEPAQGIVDILEVSEDEKPEETSAEIIEPLEVSEEEKPEEISAEIVQTLEVSEEKSEEISAEIIEPLEVSEEEKSEETSAEIVKPLEVSKEEKPKETIVEIVETSAEIVETLEVSEEEKTEEISAEIIEPLEVSEKQILEESSEEIVETLEISQEEKPEETPEETVETLEVSEEEKSEETSTEIVQTLEVSEEDKSEETSAEIVETLEVSEEEKPEKTSAEIVETIDISKEEKPEETSAEIVETLEVSEEEKPEETSAEIVETFDVSEEEKPEETSAEIVETFDVSEEEKPEETSAEIVETVEISVEEKPEETSAEIIEPLEVLEEENPEEISQEIVETLEVSAEEKPQETSLEIVESREISEEEKPEEISAEIVETLEISEEEKAAVPSEEILQSLEVSEEEKPNESAEEIVETLEVSEKEKPEEISEEPFEETVETLLVSEEEKPEEPSGETVETLEISEERKSVEISEEIIGRLEVSEDEKPEEISEEIVETLEVSEEEKEEETSGEITEPLEVSEEEIPEEIPAEIVERLDVSEEEKPEETSAEIVESVEVSEEEKLEERSAEIVETLQVSEEEKPEETSAEIVETLEVSEEEKPEEISTEIVETLDVSEEEKPEETSAEIVETLEVSEEEKPEETSAEIVETFDVSEEEKPEETSAEIVETVEVSVEEKPEETSAEIIEPLEVLEEENPEEISQEIVETLEVSAEEKPQETSLEIVESREISEEEKPEEISAEIVETLEISEEEKVAVPSEEILQSLEVSEEEKPNESAEEIVETLEVSEKEKPEEISEEPFEETVETLLVSEEEKPEEPSGETVETLEISEERKSVEISEEIIGPLEVSEDEKPEEISEEIVETLEESEEEKEEETSGEITEPLEVSEEEIPEEIPAEIVERLDVSEEEKPEETSTEIVESVEVSEEEKLEERSAEIVETLQVSEEEKPEETSAEIVETLEVSEEEKPEEISTEIVETLDVSEEEKPEETSAEIVETLEVSEEEKPEETSAEIVETLEISEEETPEETSAEIVETLEVSEEEKPEEISAEIVETLEVSEEEKPEEISAEIVETLEVSEEETPEEISAEIVETLEVPEEAKPEETSAEIVETLEVSEEEKPEEISAEIVETLEISEEEKAAVPSEEILQSLEVSEEEKPNESAEEIVETLEVSEKEKPEEISEEPFEETVETLLVSEEEKPEEPSGETVETLEISEERKSVEISEESIGPLEVSEDEKPEEISEEIVETLEVSEEEKEEETSGEITEPLEVSEEEIPEEIPAEIVERLDVSEEEKTEETSAEIVESVEVSEEEKLEERSAEIVETLQVSEEEKPEETSAEIVETLEVSEEEKPEETSAEIVETFDVSEEEKPEETSAEIVETVEVSVEEKPEETSAEIIEPLEVLKEENPEEISQEIVETLEVSAEEKPQETSLEIVESREISEEEKPEETSAEIVETLEVSEEEKPEETSAEIVETLEISEEETPEETSAEIVESVEVSEEEKLEERSAEIVETLEVSEEEKPEEISAEIVETLEVSEEEKPEEISAEIVETLEVSEEETPEEISAEIVETLEVPEEAKPEETSAEIVETLEVSE